ATTAGCTGAATGGTCAAAAGATTCTGAAGGAAATCCTTCTACATCATATGAAGATAATTGCGCAGTGGTTTTAGGAAAATCAGGAATATTTTTCAGTGAAAATGTTTTTGCTTTAGCTTTGGGTGATTATATCTTCCAAAAACTAATTGCAAATGCGACCAGATACCTACTAGACTTACCTCCTACACCGATTGACGTAATAGAAATTGAACTATCAAAAGTTGAAAATAACATAAAAGAAATGAAAAACGAAATTGAAAGAATACAACCTCATGTCACAAAAGAAAGGTACTTTTCTTTATTAAATAGTATAAACGAATTGGAAAAAAGACTAAGGGACGTCAAAATAAAAGAATCTTCAATGGAAGAAGTGAGTAAACTGAAAGAAGATTTAAAAATTGTAAGGAGCTATACTTTTCCTAGTGATAAGATAGAAACCAGAGCAGTGTGGTTAGATTATTCTGCCATCGCACAAGCAAAAACCCCCCAAAATTTGTCTAAAATTATTAATGAATTATCCGATTTGAATTTTAACTTGTTATTACCTGAAATCATTTATCAAGGACGAACAATCTCAAAAACACTTAGCGAAACGACAGGGTACCCTCTATCTGAATTATTTGAAGAATGGGAGGAGGACCCTTTGCAAATCATAATTTCTGAAGCACACAAAAGAGGTATGGAAGTCCATCCATGGGTTTGGACATTTGCCATTGCACACACTTCTCCAAGTCCTATGATGTATTTACACCCAGAATGGCTTGAAAAAGATAAATTCGGTAATATTTATTCAGAGTCTCAGACCGTATGGCTTTCTCATTCTAATCAAGAAGCAAGAAATTTCATCAAAAATGCTATTCTCTTTTTGGTCAATGAATTCGATGTAGATGGAATTCATTTAGATTATTTAAGATATGCTTCTGACTATATGGGCTATGACGAGTGTACAATCAAAAAATTCTTTCAAGAAAGTGGAATAGATCCACTTACGATAGAAAAGTATTCACCAGAAACAGTAACTTGGCAATTGTGGAGAGAAAACCTTGTTACTTCTTTCGTTCAAGAAATTTATCGCGAAGTAAAAAAAATAAAACCAAAAATAATAGTAAGTGTGGCTGTAGGCCCTTCTTTAAGCGAATCAAGATTAAAATACAAGCAAAATTGGGGAAATTGGGCACAAAACCGATACGTTGACGTTTTGTTCCCAATGGACTACAAAAGCAGTTTAGAGGATCTTGAAATAGTTCTCGAGGGACAAAAAAATTACAGTAGATATGTTCATATCTATCCAGGTCTAGCAGCTTTTGCTCTTAAAAACGAAGATGAAATGATGAGACAAATTAAGGTTGTTAAAGAAAAGGGTTTCCCAGGTGTCGCCATATTTTCCACTTCTTATATTAAGAATTTGAACCCCACTACGACTAAAACAATTGATTTATCTCTTCTTAAAACAGGTTATTTTAGAGAAGATGCAATTACAGCTCACGCTCCGACAAAAGGCTTTTTTGAAACATTTATAGAGGAAATTGAAGATTCTATAGTGATCCTTCAAGAAAACGGGTTTTTAACAGATGAAGAAACTAAATGGCTTAAAGAAAAAATCAAAAATATTTTAATTTGGAACAAAAACGGAATTGTTAACTTTTGGCAACAACTATCTGCTTTAAAAATTCAAATTGCTTCCAATATCACAAACTACGATGCTTCTATAATACTAATAGAAGAAATCTACAAAATGATGGACATTTTAAGACCCAT
This genomic window from Petrotoga sibirica DSM 13575 contains:
- a CDS encoding family 10 glycosylhydrolase is translated as MKKGIMFLFFVLYLVIFLGAEVGVLVSEASENFYGPSSYQTILEGTLRSLEYRNIEYELLDTTIVNNIGIPDYIKVLILHDNASLTEREVSEIEAFLQRGGKILGGYEATLRYSDGKIRSNYIVGPYLGIQYSNWERGEYNYMRITEEGKKVFGEEMPDYIKMPRGFTFTFKTIDPEVKRLAEWSKDSEGNPSTSYEDNCAVVLGKSGIFFSENVFALALGDYIFQKLIANATRYLLDLPPTPIDVIEIELSKVENNIKEMKNEIERIQPHVTKERYFSLLNSINELEKRLRDVKIKESSMEEVSKLKEDLKIVRSYTFPSDKIETRAVWLDYSAIAQAKTPQNLSKIINELSDLNFNLLLPEIIYQGRTISKTLSETTGYPLSELFEEWEEDPLQIIISEAHKRGMEVHPWVWTFAIAHTSPSPMMYLHPEWLEKDKFGNIYSESQTVWLSHSNQEARNFIKNAILFLVNEFDVDGIHLDYLRYASDYMGYDECTIKKFFQESGIDPLTIEKYSPETVTWQLWRENLVTSFVQEIYREVKKIKPKIIVSVAVGPSLSESRLKYKQNWGNWAQNRYVDVLFPMDYKSSLEDLEIVLEGQKNYSRYVHIYPGLAAFALKNEDEMMRQIKVVKEKGFPGVAIFSTSYIKNLNPTTTKTIDLSLLKTGYFREDAITAHAPTKGFFETFIEEIEDSIVILQENGFLTDEETKWLKEKIKNILIWNKNGIVNFWQQLSALKIQIASNITNYDASIILIEEIYKMMDILRPILYAKEREGKAPIKATKPPEMVVVENLIPLPKMQIQKVSTPPVIDGEIDNIWEEIEWSNNFLTNDRGEPFPFETKVKAFYDENYLYVLFSCEEPALYEMKVIEGPRDTRVYLGDSVEVFIWPDESVPSKYYHYVVSANGTIYDEIMLDSRWNGHIKAATNKLKEEWIAELKIDLQEIGVDVSKITRVNFTRNRWKGDAALYGCWSCTYGSFHTPERFGYLEFL